A genomic window from Sporosarcina sp. Marseille-Q4063 includes:
- a CDS encoding sugar kinase, whose translation MVEVITIGDAMITLDPTSNGPLRFVHTFERKVGGAELNFAIGCARLGMNTGWISRLGNDEFGRHILNFVRGEGIDTEHVELVDGYSTSLNFKEVREDGNGKTFYYRDNSPTEVLTVDSIEEEYFKTAKLLHITGVFAALDKEKNLAILLKAIEYAKKHNVLVSMDPNIRLKLWTREEVKEALVTLLPSVDILLTGLDEAGILFDTVEPDEIIKICRGYGVSTVAIKLGESGSIGYKDGEYIEAAPVKASKVVDTVGAGDGFDVGFVYGVLNGWTLERTLLFANTIGSMVVSVAGDNEGLPLLEEVLIRLGEGEFIER comes from the coding sequence ATTACCTTGGATCCGACATCGAATGGTCCGCTGCGTTTTGTGCATACATTCGAAAGAAAAGTTGGCGGGGCTGAACTTAACTTTGCGATTGGATGTGCACGGTTAGGCATGAACACGGGATGGATTAGTCGATTAGGAAACGATGAGTTCGGAAGACATATATTAAATTTTGTTCGTGGTGAGGGGATTGACACAGAACATGTGGAACTAGTTGACGGCTACTCGACTTCGCTTAATTTCAAAGAAGTACGAGAAGATGGGAACGGTAAAACATTTTATTATCGTGACAATTCCCCAACTGAGGTGCTTACCGTTGATTCGATAGAAGAGGAATATTTTAAAACGGCGAAGCTCCTTCATATTACGGGTGTTTTTGCGGCATTGGATAAAGAGAAAAACTTAGCGATTCTTCTAAAAGCTATTGAATATGCGAAAAAGCATAATGTGCTCGTGTCGATGGATCCCAATATACGTTTAAAACTTTGGACGAGAGAAGAAGTGAAAGAGGCGCTCGTTACTTTATTGCCATCGGTTGATATTTTACTAACAGGATTAGATGAAGCTGGAATATTATTCGATACGGTGGAACCCGATGAAATAATCAAAATATGTCGCGGTTATGGTGTTTCAACAGTTGCGATTAAGCTTGGTGAAAGCGGTTCAATCGGATATAAAGACGGTGAGTACATAGAAGCAGCTCCTGTTAAAGCATCAAAAGTAGTCGATACAGTCGGTGCTGGAGACGGGTTTGATGTAGGTTTTGTTTACGGTGTATTGAATGGTTGGACGCTCGAACGAACGCTATTATTTGCAAACACAATCGGCTCGATGGTTGTGAGTGTAGCGGGCGATAACGAGGGATTGCCATTACTTGAAGAAGTACTTATTCGGTTAGGGGAAGGGGAATTTATCGAACGATGA
- the hxlA gene encoding 3-hexulose-6-phosphate synthase gives MKLQIALDRLSKEECISILVETSPYVDWVEVGTGVIKQYGVSIIEDIKRHYPEKIVVADMKTCDAGKHEAKQVFEAGADITTVMAYADNQTIIDMLAVAEKHNKRVMVDLLGVKSKTRVEELKALNVDLVSLHVGKDMQKNTQLHADVYDLVKGIEDLEVAIAGGINLDSLDEVMAKGPNVLIVGSTITSAVNPGDIAKQMKGMIKRFENNH, from the coding sequence ATGAAACTCCAAATCGCTTTAGATAGATTGTCGAAAGAAGAATGTATAAGCATTTTGGTAGAAACAAGTCCATATGTCGATTGGGTCGAGGTCGGGACGGGTGTTATTAAGCAATACGGTGTTTCAATTATTGAGGATATAAAAAGACACTATCCTGAGAAAATTGTTGTTGCCGACATGAAGACGTGTGATGCAGGAAAGCACGAAGCAAAGCAGGTATTTGAAGCGGGAGCTGACATTACAACGGTCATGGCTTATGCGGATAATCAAACAATTATAGATATGTTAGCGGTTGCAGAAAAGCATAACAAGCGAGTGATGGTCGACCTACTTGGTGTTAAAAGTAAAACGCGAGTTGAAGAACTTAAAGCGTTGAATGTGGACTTAGTTAGTTTGCACGTTGGAAAAGATATGCAGAAAAATACACAACTTCATGCTGACGTGTACGATCTCGTAAAAGGCATAGAAGATTTAGAAGTAGCAATTGCCGGTGGAATCAACCTTGATAGTTTAGATGAAGTCATGGCAAAAGGTCCAAATGTTTTGATTGTAGGAAGTACGATTACTAGTGCTGTAAATCCAGGGGATATTGCTAAACAGATGAAAGGAATGATAAAGCGATTTGAAAACAATCATTAA
- the hxlB gene encoding 6-phospho-3-hexuloisomerase: MKTIINTVVEEVSHVLTNVNEEEAIQFSNELVKAKRIFVCGEGRSGLMGKAFAMRLMHANYTVFVVGETITPSIQAGDLFVAISGSGETSSIYQLVEKAKKVGANVQLVTVNKDSSIGNIADGVLVVPAATKYRLPSEAPTIQPLGNQFDQSVHLLLDAIIISTLKEVSNEELRNRHANLE; the protein is encoded by the coding sequence TTGAAAACAATCATTAACACAGTTGTGGAAGAAGTTTCGCATGTGCTTACAAATGTGAATGAAGAAGAAGCTATTCAATTCTCAAACGAGTTAGTGAAGGCAAAGCGCATTTTCGTTTGTGGTGAAGGGCGATCAGGTCTCATGGGGAAAGCTTTTGCGATGCGATTAATGCATGCAAACTACACAGTATTTGTCGTAGGTGAAACAATTACACCGAGTATCCAAGCAGGCGATTTATTTGTCGCAATTTCGGGTTCAGGGGAGACGAGCTCGATTTATCAGTTAGTTGAAAAAGCGAAGAAAGTCGGGGCGAATGTTCAACTTGTAACCGTTAACAAAGATTCGTCGATTGGAAATATTGCTGACGGGGTGTTGGTTGTTCCAGCTGCAACGAAATACCGGTTGCCGAGCGAAGCACCAACGATTCAACCATTAGGCAATCAATTCGACCAAAGCGTCCATTTGCTACTTGATGCGATTATTATTTCAACGTTAAAAGAAGTTTCAAATGAAGAGTTGCGTAATCGCCATGCGAATTTGGAGTAG
- the dctP gene encoding TRAP transporter substrate-binding protein, with protein sequence MKKLFSGLVMLLALTMVLAACGDDKGSSEGGKDGKIKLLVAHNQTSPDNPYQVGLLEFKKVVEEESNGDIEVEVHAGTLGTEEEELVQKLKLGAADAVLVSPGFMTQTGIKEIDLLAFPYLFDSYDHWEKVVDGEIGQEMAELIKEKSNNDFNVVGYWSAGVRHYYGKKPLNSLEDLKGLTIRTQTSGVVADYWTKIGAIPTSIAWGELYQALQQNVVDSSENAYPYFAQQNHHKTDNGKYTTETGHDYTTRFLLMNGKKFDKYTEDQQEIILKAADAATQAEREALYAQEDEYKQILLDDGGEVNEIDRQPFIDAAIEVQDKTAESIGATELLQKIRDLK encoded by the coding sequence ATGAAGAAGTTATTTTCAGGATTAGTCATGTTGTTAGCATTAACAATGGTTTTGGCAGCATGTGGGGACGATAAAGGTTCAAGTGAAGGCGGTAAGGATGGCAAGATTAAATTACTTGTAGCACATAACCAAACATCACCGGATAACCCATATCAAGTCGGTCTTTTAGAATTCAAAAAAGTCGTTGAAGAAGAATCAAATGGCGACATTGAAGTTGAAGTCCATGCGGGAACTTTAGGTACTGAAGAAGAGGAACTTGTTCAAAAGCTGAAATTAGGTGCAGCAGATGCTGTATTAGTATCCCCTGGTTTTATGACACAAACAGGTATTAAAGAAATTGACTTGTTAGCATTTCCGTATCTCTTTGATAGCTATGATCACTGGGAAAAAGTTGTAGACGGTGAAATAGGACAAGAAATGGCGGAATTAATTAAAGAAAAATCCAATAATGATTTTAATGTTGTGGGCTATTGGTCTGCTGGAGTTCGTCATTACTATGGTAAAAAACCACTTAACTCTTTGGAAGATTTAAAAGGTTTAACGATTCGTACACAAACTTCAGGTGTTGTCGCAGATTATTGGACGAAAATCGGAGCGATTCCAACGTCGATTGCTTGGGGAGAGTTATATCAAGCGTTGCAACAAAACGTAGTTGATTCGTCAGAAAATGCGTATCCGTATTTCGCGCAGCAAAATCATCACAAAACAGACAATGGTAAATATACAACAGAAACAGGACATGACTACACGACGCGTTTCTTATTAATGAATGGCAAGAAGTTCGATAAATATACAGAAGATCAGCAAGAAATTATTTTGAAAGCGGCGGATGCGGCTACTCAAGCTGAACGTGAAGCGCTATATGCTCAAGAAGATGAGTATAAGCAAATTTTACTAGATGATGGCGGAGAGGTTAATGAAATTGATCGTCAGCCGTTTATTGACGCAGCAATTGAAGTTCAAGATAAAACAGCAGAAAGCATCGGCGCAACAGAATTACTTCAAAAAATAAGAGATTTAAAATAA
- a CDS encoding TRAP transporter small permease, which produces MFIRRLERIQMAAGVVSLCIFFIAIIVQIVTRHMKIAVIWTEEVANYSFVWAIFMGAAVMVNRREHFSFDFLTSRFKGKKKASLFFFNDTVIMLFSFAIFFYGLQAMTTFWNYNWVALPFMKMGYVWISIPIMGITMFIYACNHLIENVKALRSKEVPE; this is translated from the coding sequence ATGTTTATTAGAAGGCTAGAACGTATTCAAATGGCGGCAGGGGTTGTAAGTCTATGTATCTTTTTCATAGCAATCATCGTTCAAATTGTAACGCGTCATATGAAAATAGCGGTCATTTGGACGGAAGAAGTAGCAAACTACTCCTTCGTTTGGGCAATTTTTATGGGAGCGGCTGTCATGGTTAACCGAAGAGAACATTTTAGTTTCGACTTTTTAACTAGCCGATTTAAAGGGAAAAAGAAAGCGAGTTTATTCTTTTTTAATGATACTGTCATCATGCTTTTTAGCTTCGCAATCTTTTTTTACGGCCTTCAAGCAATGACAACATTTTGGAATTATAATTGGGTAGCACTCCCGTTCATGAAAATGGGATATGTGTGGATTTCGATTCCAATTATGGGAATTACAATGTTCATTTACGCGTGTAATCATTTAATCGAAAATGTGAAAGCCCTTCGCAGTAAGGAGGTACCAGAATGA
- a CDS encoding TRAP transporter large permease produces the protein MIGLILLGMFLVLMILGVPIAFVIAIVAFVGIFNVPYIPEVTVPVKMMNGINSFVLLAVPLFILAANLMNSGKISEKLIQLSLAIVGRIRGGLAHANILVSMIFAGVSGSAQADTAGVGKILIPTMKKQGYDTETAVGVTAASSTIGVIIPPSIPMIIFAGLTNASIGALFLGGIIPGILIGVGMMVYVYILARKRNYPKAAKTAPRELVKLLIETIPALLTPVIIIGGIITGFFTATEAAAVASLYTFIISMFYYKTIKWKDMPKILTDTLALSSLSLFALAAASALGELMSFYQLGLLAQEFFANNIGTKWLFILIIIGFFLFIGTFMDAIPAMILFVPVILPTSIAFGMDPVHLGLIVVMTLAIGLVTPPYGLCLLLAAKIGNLSIERSLFAVLPYILIVLAVLLFVAFFPSIAFYIPNLLNPSL, from the coding sequence ATGATTGGACTTATATTACTTGGTATGTTTCTTGTTTTAATGATTTTGGGTGTTCCAATTGCTTTTGTCATCGCAATTGTTGCGTTTGTTGGTATTTTTAATGTGCCATATATTCCAGAAGTGACGGTTCCGGTGAAGATGATGAACGGGATTAATTCATTCGTGTTATTGGCGGTTCCGTTGTTCATATTGGCTGCCAACTTAATGAATTCAGGAAAAATTTCTGAAAAGCTTATTCAATTGTCACTTGCGATTGTAGGACGGATTCGCGGAGGATTAGCACACGCAAATATCTTAGTATCGATGATTTTTGCAGGTGTATCTGGATCTGCGCAAGCCGACACTGCAGGTGTAGGGAAAATCCTTATTCCGACAATGAAAAAGCAAGGCTATGACACTGAGACAGCGGTTGGTGTAACGGCTGCATCTTCTACAATTGGTGTAATTATTCCGCCAAGTATACCAATGATTATTTTTGCTGGTTTAACGAATGCCAGTATTGGTGCATTATTTTTAGGCGGAATTATCCCAGGAATATTAATTGGCGTGGGAATGATGGTCTATGTTTACATATTGGCTCGAAAAAGAAACTATCCAAAAGCGGCAAAGACTGCACCTAGGGAGCTTGTAAAGTTACTAATTGAAACAATTCCAGCACTGCTTACTCCGGTTATTATTATCGGTGGGATTATTACTGGATTCTTTACAGCAACAGAGGCAGCAGCGGTCGCATCGTTGTATACGTTTATTATTAGTATGTTTTATTACAAAACGATTAAGTGGAAAGACATGCCGAAAATCTTAACTGATACGCTTGCGCTTAGCTCATTGTCGCTATTTGCCTTAGCAGCCGCTAGCGCGTTAGGGGAATTGATGAGTTTTTACCAATTAGGTTTACTGGCTCAAGAATTCTTTGCTAATAATATCGGCACTAAATGGCTGTTCATCTTAATTATTATTGGTTTCTTCCTATTTATCGGAACGTTCATGGATGCGATTCCAGCTATGATTCTATTTGTTCCAGTAATTCTACCAACGTCAATTGCATTTGGTATGGATCCGGTTCACCTAGGATTAATCGTTGTTATGACCTTGGCGATTGGTTTGGTAACACCACCATACGGGTTATGTCTGTTGCTGGCCGCGAAAATAGGGAACTTGTCGATAGAAAGATCGCTCTTTGCGGTTCTTCCGTATATTTTAATCGTATTGGCTGTCTTGTTATTTGTGGCGTTCTTCCCGAGCATCGCATTTTACATCCCGAATTTATTGAACCCATCTTTGTAG
- a CDS encoding cupin domain-containing protein has protein sequence MVNREILSAEGSVMLVKVQLAEGFVGDVDQHPEEQISYIEHGLVEFEVGGVVRVLGVGESVYIPSNVEHRVRVIKACGILDVFTPVRVDLLGE, from the coding sequence ATGGTTAATAGAGAGATTTTGAGTGCAGAAGGTTCTGTCATGCTTGTGAAAGTTCAATTGGCTGAAGGCTTTGTTGGTGACGTGGACCAACACCCTGAAGAGCAAATTAGTTATATTGAGCATGGTTTAGTGGAGTTTGAAGTTGGTGGGGTTGTTCGCGTGCTTGGTGTGGGGGAATCGGTTTATATTCCTTCGAATGTTGAGCATCGGGTGAGAGTGATTAAGGCGTGTGGGATTTTGGATGTGTTTACGCCTGTTAGGGTGGATTTGTTGGGGGAATAA